A genomic stretch from Falco naumanni isolate bFalNau1 chromosome 4, bFalNau1.pat, whole genome shotgun sequence includes:
- the TLE5 gene encoding TLE family member 5 isoform X2, translating to MMFPQSRHSGSSHLPQQLKFTTSDSCDRIKDEFQLLQAQYHSLKLECDKLASEKSEMQRHYVMYYEMSYGLNIEMHKQAEIVKRLNGICAQVLPYLSQEHQQQVLGAIERAKQVTAPELNSIIRQLQAHQLSQLQALALPLTPLPVGLQPPSLPAVSAGTGLLSLSALGSQAHLSKEDKNGHDGDAHQDDDGEKSD from the exons ATGATGTTTCCACAAAGCCGGCACTCG GGCTCCTCTCACCTGCCGCAGCAGCTGAAGTTCACGACCTCCGACTCCTGCGACCGCATCAAGGACGAgttccagctcctgcaggccCAGTACCACAG CTTGAAGTTGGAATGTGACAAACTAGCCAGTGAGAAATCGGAGATGCAGCGTCACTACGTCATG TATTACGAGATGTCCTATGGGCTGAATATTGAAATGCACAAACAG GCTGAAATAGTCAAGAGGCTAAATGGGATTTGTGCACAGGTTCTACCCTACCTTTCACAAGAG CATCAGCAGCAAGTCCTGGGAGCCATTGAACGAGCCAAGCAGGTTACAGCGCCAGAACTGAACTCCATCATCCGT cagcttcaaGCTCACCAGCTGTCGCAGCTCCAAGCCCTCGCTCTGCCTCTGACTCCGCTCCCGGTGGGTCTCCAGCCCCCATCCCTCCCCGCTGTCAGTGCCGGCACCGGGCTGCTTTCGCTCTCAGCCTTGGGCTCTCAGGCTCACCTCTCCAAGGAGGACAAGAATGGCCATGATGGGGATGCCCACCAAGATGACGACGGGGAGAAATCAGATTAG
- the TLE5 gene encoding TLE family member 5 isoform X1, with translation MMFPQSRHSGSSHLPQQLKFTTSDSCDRIKDEFQLLQAQYHSLKLECDKLASEKSEMQRHYVMYYEMSYGLNIEMHKQAEIVKRLNGICAQVLPYLSQEHQQQVLGAIERAKQVTAPELNSIIRQQLQAHQLSQLQALALPLTPLPVGLQPPSLPAVSAGTGLLSLSALGSQAHLSKEDKNGHDGDAHQDDDGEKSD, from the exons ATGATGTTTCCACAAAGCCGGCACTCG GGCTCCTCTCACCTGCCGCAGCAGCTGAAGTTCACGACCTCCGACTCCTGCGACCGCATCAAGGACGAgttccagctcctgcaggccCAGTACCACAG CTTGAAGTTGGAATGTGACAAACTAGCCAGTGAGAAATCGGAGATGCAGCGTCACTACGTCATG TATTACGAGATGTCCTATGGGCTGAATATTGAAATGCACAAACAG GCTGAAATAGTCAAGAGGCTAAATGGGATTTGTGCACAGGTTCTACCCTACCTTTCACAAGAG CATCAGCAGCAAGTCCTGGGAGCCATTGAACGAGCCAAGCAGGTTACAGCGCCAGAACTGAACTCCATCATCCGT cagcagcttcaaGCTCACCAGCTGTCGCAGCTCCAAGCCCTCGCTCTGCCTCTGACTCCGCTCCCGGTGGGTCTCCAGCCCCCATCCCTCCCCGCTGTCAGTGCCGGCACCGGGCTGCTTTCGCTCTCAGCCTTGGGCTCTCAGGCTCACCTCTCCAAGGAGGACAAGAATGGCCATGATGGGGATGCCCACCAAGATGACGACGGGGAGAAATCAGATTAG
- the TLE5 gene encoding TLE family member 5 isoform X3 yields the protein MMFPQSRHSQLKFTTSDSCDRIKDEFQLLQAQYHSLKLECDKLASEKSEMQRHYVMYYEMSYGLNIEMHKQAEIVKRLNGICAQVLPYLSQEHQQQVLGAIERAKQVTAPELNSIIRQQLQAHQLSQLQALALPLTPLPVGLQPPSLPAVSAGTGLLSLSALGSQAHLSKEDKNGHDGDAHQDDDGEKSD from the exons ATGATGTTTCCACAAAGCCGGCACTCG CAGCTGAAGTTCACGACCTCCGACTCCTGCGACCGCATCAAGGACGAgttccagctcctgcaggccCAGTACCACAG CTTGAAGTTGGAATGTGACAAACTAGCCAGTGAGAAATCGGAGATGCAGCGTCACTACGTCATG TATTACGAGATGTCCTATGGGCTGAATATTGAAATGCACAAACAG GCTGAAATAGTCAAGAGGCTAAATGGGATTTGTGCACAGGTTCTACCCTACCTTTCACAAGAG CATCAGCAGCAAGTCCTGGGAGCCATTGAACGAGCCAAGCAGGTTACAGCGCCAGAACTGAACTCCATCATCCGT cagcagcttcaaGCTCACCAGCTGTCGCAGCTCCAAGCCCTCGCTCTGCCTCTGACTCCGCTCCCGGTGGGTCTCCAGCCCCCATCCCTCCCCGCTGTCAGTGCCGGCACCGGGCTGCTTTCGCTCTCAGCCTTGGGCTCTCAGGCTCACCTCTCCAAGGAGGACAAGAATGGCCATGATGGGGATGCCCACCAAGATGACGACGGGGAGAAATCAGATTAG